The Mercenaria mercenaria strain notata chromosome 10, MADL_Memer_1, whole genome shotgun sequence genome contains a region encoding:
- the LOC123560857 gene encoding uncharacterized protein LOC123560857 — protein MTKSQYRHLYSTSENMPRMYCTPKIHKESNPLRHIVDYTESIGDNSSRALADLLGPLVGLSEHHVKNSKDLAGKMCEIMIEEDEIFASHDVVSLFTNTPTDKALEIIRDRLENNSTLKKRTLLTPSDIMELCEFILTTTFFQFRGNIFQQTFGTAMGSPVSPIDANLYMEWLEKKAIAIAPVNCKPQLWKRYVDDILEKMNRGETQNLTDHLNTVSATDSIKFTHEEENNGTIPFLDTLIVRRPDGSVKLLVCNDIVTEENDRKKEEAHIVEALRKCGYPKWSFQKVKKQIERKKDTKKKGNPKDKDKDSSKGLVILPYVKGLTEGVSRVLRKHHIATAVKPKQTIRNILIHPKDKQDKLEKIEIVYKIPCKSYNKIYIEETGRNFGTRIKEHAKDVE, from the exons ATGACGAAAAGTCAATATAGACATTTGTATTCAACGTCAGAGAATATGCCCCGGATGTACTGCACCCCGAAAATCCACAAGGAAAGTAACCCGTTACGTCACATCGTAGACTACACTGAATCAATAGGAGACAACAGTTCCCGTGCATTAGCCGATCTATTAGGACCTTTAGTGGGACTATCGGAACATCATGTCAAAAACTCTAAAGACTTAGCTGGAAAGATGTGTGAAATAATGATTGAGGAAGATGAGATCTTTGCCTCACACGATGTTGTCTCCCTATTTACCAACACCCCAACAGACAAAGCTTTGGAAATCATTCGGGATAGATTAGAAAATAACAGCACTCTAAAGAAAAGAACTTTATTGACCCCAAGTGACATCATGGAACTGTGTGAATTCATTTTAACGACTACCTTTTTTCAATTTAGGGGTAATATTTTTCAGCAAACGTTTGGCACAGCTATGGGTAGTCCCGTGTCTCCTATTGACGCTAATTTGTATATGGAGTGGCTTGAGAAGAAGGCAATAGCAATAGCTCCAGTCAATTGTAAACCACAACTATGGAAACGTTACGTTGACGATATCCTAGAGAAGATGAATAGGGGAGAAACTCAAAACCTGACTGACCACCTCAACACTGTCAGTGCCACAGACAGCATCAAATTCACACATGAGGAAGAGAACAATGGAACAATACCATTCTTGGACACACTGATTGTCAGAAGGCCGGACGGTAGTGTGAAATTACTGGT GTGCAACGATATAGTCACGGAGGAAAATGACAGAAAGAAAGAGGAAGCTCATATAGTGGAGGCTTTGAGAAAATGTGGATATCCAAAGTGGTCATTTCAAAAAGTGAAAAAGCAGatagaaagaaagaaagacaCAAAGAAGAAAGGAAACCCCAAAGACAAAGACAAGGACAGTTCGAAAGGTTTAGTCATCCTACCTTACGTAAAAGGCTTAACAGAGGGAGTATCTAGAGTGCTAAGAAAACATCATATAGCAACTGCGGTAAAACCCAAGCAGACAATACGTAACATCTTGATACATCCAAAGGACAAGCAGGATAAAttagaaaaaattgaaatagtGTACAAGATTCCTTGTAAAAgttacaacaaaatatacattgaaGAAACAGGAAGGAACTTTGGAACGAGAATTAAAGAACATGCAAAGGatgtagaataa